The genomic region ATTTGATGTTGTCATTTGAACGAGAGAGAATAAAAATTGATAAGAATTGCAGCGAATATTAGTAAGTGTGGATcgttgtggctctgataccactttattGAGATAAGAATGCAGATTAGGGTGTTTGGGGAATGAAAGAATGATGTTCGTATATTTCGAATTGGAAAATCATATCTATGattcacacatacatatatatttgaCGGTTGGATGCATAACCGCCACTACATATAATAAAACTAAACTATATAAATAAATACATTATACTAACTAATATATCTAGCTTATATTTATTCTAATATAGGAAAATTGTTAATTAGCAGGTGATGGTTTTCTACAATGCTTTCTAATTGTGTTTTGACGCATCCACATACACACACAGCTAGAAAACTGGCCTTTTGCGACCACGTATAAGGCCGGAAAACGGTTGCAATTTCCCTGTTGCAACCATTCTAAGACTAAACATTTTCATTTAAGGTCACAAAATCGTTGCAATTGCTCTCTTTTTTATTTTTGCATACCAGTCTTTGAATTTGCTAACAGCTCTGCTTACGACCAAATGGTCCATTGTTGGTGTAGAACTGCAAATACACATAACAATTGGAGCATCAAACTTCTGGATATGACCTGGCAAGCATAAAAACCTTTCATGACCAGCTAAGATGATTAGCATCCTTAATAACACTTACTTTggtaaaataaaaacacataacaACATTTCAAAACTCAAGTTATCGGAAACACACACTCATAATTGAACACAAAAATTAATTAGGAATAACTTCTGGCATAACCACTTTCTATGGAACAGAAGGAATAGGAAATGGTGTTGGCCATCTTGGAATCACAAATGGCACCATCACACGCCATGAGAGGGCGTTTACAAGCAACATTCAGCCTTCTGTTCCGCATACTATATGACGCCACAAAGACACTACAAGAAACATGAGCATTAGTGGCGACCTTTTTAGTGGCAACATCATTAATGTTGTTGCTATTGCTCACAATTCGGAGCGCTCATATAAGGGCTAATGGTGACAGTTGATTAGtgtttacatatttccccctcctaatCTGACGTATTACGTGTTtccccaaataaaaaaaaaaaaaacaattacatatttcccctccctaacccatatatattacatatttccccttttcattAAAAACTCTTAttaaatgactattttacccttaatgagctattaaatgaatatttacatatttttcATTTCTAATATCATCAATCAATTACATATATCTCCAACTTAGAATCTACAAAAATTAGACAAAATAACACTAGTCTTAGTCTCTCTTCAACCAGTTTTAGCGTTCTTCTCCAAAAGGAAAAAGTATGCTGACAGGCAAAGCAACATGATCTACTTTCCACTAGGAGCTAGTAGTTCAATGGTAATGTTCTCTGTGTGTAAACAAACATATGTGTTGTGTGTATGTGTATTTGATTTGAGGGAGATGCTATAATGATTGATGCTTAAAGGGCTGTCTTGCTTGTGTGCTATGGCTTTTTAGTAACAATTTATTGTTATTTGATTAGCGTCGTTGTGATTAAATGCTGCAAGTACTTTATTTAGTTTTTTGGCTATAAATGAACATATCATTTAAAATTGATTTATTACTATAACTGCAGCCACCTACCTTCGAGTGTCCAATTTGCATGGGGCCGCTAGTTGAACAGATGGCCACAAGGTGCGGTCACATGTTTTGTGAAGGTTGCATAAGAGATATTCAGGTATTTCTTAATGCATtctttggatttttattatgattattatggTATTGTTTGAGAATAGTAGCAAGTAGAAGAATTAATAAAAAAACTACATGAATTGGGGAGATATGTAATTAATTGATGATACTAGAAATGGGAAATATGATTCATTTAatagttcattaagggtaaaatagtcatttaaTAAGAGTGTTTTTAATGataaggggaaatatgtaatatatatgggttagggatgggaaatatgtaattgttttttttttatttggggaGATACGTAATAAGCCATCTTAGAAGGgtgaaatatgtaaaaatccctatAAACAATATCCAGATCAAATAGACGGAAAGATATAATGTGAGAAAAGTAGCTTTCATCAACCAGCTTTTCAACTCAGGATCAGAAGATGAGAGATCACTACAGGTCACCGTAAAAATTCAATACCATTCTCCTTTCTCATAATCTATCAAATCCCACTTACTAAAACAGTAAAATGAACTCGCATCAGGCGCCACTTGATAAAACCGAAGCTTTCCTTGGCACCCATCACATAATCGATAAAGCCCATCATCCCTAACCTTACTTTGAGCATCCCTGTCAGCTTGAAACGTGATTAGTCGACAAGATTTGGGATCCTTATAAGGATCAAAATCAACCATACCATGATCATAAACAAACCAATGAAGAGTCCCATTAAATCTTACAGGAGCTGCACCGGATAAGACAAGGCAACCTATAATCAATCCATTCCCCGGTTTCAGATGAATACATGTCTAAACTGAGATAATTTGAGGGTGAGTTGAGCTGTTCTACTCTCACAACTGTATAGCTAGTAACAGAATTATCTTCATTAACCCTACTCACAATACCTTCCCCAATGAATATTGGGGTTTGTCTGCATTTATCTGTATCTTTTATTCCATCTACATAAGCATTAGATATCATTGTCCATCTCGAACGGACCCGTTTGCCCTCTAAAAGGTCttccattttgacccgttacccaaatTAACGTTGATTTCTATTGGATATGCACTGAATTGAATCTGTGTTTATGTTGTTTTAGGGCAGGTGGGTAAATGCTGCAAAGTTTTTAACAGATGCATTACTGATTGGAAGCTTAGCAATCCGTATTATCCCAGTCATGTGCTATTATCGCGCTAATATTTTTCTTGGTACCGTCATGTGCTATTATCGCGCTAATATTAGAGATGAATGGTCTACTAAAGAAAGTTCACTTGGTATGTCTTATACTCTCTAGGGCATAAATGAGGAATGCAATTGGACAAATTCCCACAAATGTATGTTTTTCACTTCAGTTGATTGAGGTTTTGTGCATATGTATTTGTTTTATACCTTACTATTATTATGTCTTGAAATAATTATTCATTTTAAAAAAGGAGTTTGTATAACTGATAACCATTTCAtaatttatatacaaaataatatgCATATAATCaaattatgtttatttatattttatttttttaattaaaatgtgAGGTATGTGTTCGAAATTGGAATGATttattgttgatgcatttatgtATATATCTACTGATGTCCGGTTACGACCGAAGTCGTTCGACTCGAAGAACAAGTTCAAGATGACACAAAGTCCAAGATGATAATAGACCAAACTACATGACACCATGGTTTAAGGTGTGGTAATTCAAAACCATAGTGTATAATGGCCATCGCATAAATGATGTACATGGGTATCACTTGTATTACATCATGCTCTTGTTTGGAACATCACATGCAACACCATCCTTTGGATATTTATATACTCATGCATGCATGTGTATAGCTTGGAAGATACATGCTATGACCGTCGTTTGAAGTGAAGACATGAAGACTATCATTTAGAACaatatgttttggtcaaaaatcagtttaaggataatgtaaccaaattttGTTTGTGAGGTAGAGTGCTTATGTGTTTGAACAACAATGTAAATGATTTTAAAGTGTAAATGACAATGAATACCGAGATTTATAccaggaaaaagcccttgatctttagaagatctccggtacaaaaaacctcgggtgatggaaactaccgatcactaGAGTGTTGAGAGCAGTTTGAATGTTGCGAGAGTGTGCGGGTGTCGTGTCTATAtctaaatgagctcaaaatcccATAATTATATTTAGAAATATCAAATAACTAACTAAACGAGAATTATGTAAGCTCCCATGATCGCCCATAACGTTTAATTCCACATTTGCACGTGCTTAATTCCAAGCATATTCCACGATATTCCAGCTTGACCAAGTCCACCTAGTTACCTGCATAAAATTATAACAACATACCGAAGACAATTATTAGAAACTGTTATATGAGCTAACGATCCTTGATCCTTCCGGTACCCGCTGCATATTTTAAGGATCACATATCACGGATACACATAAGGATCACTAATCCATAAAGAATGAAAatcagccctaacaattgcctcCAATATGGCGGTTGTGATTATGGTCACAGGTGGCAAATTCATTTAAATTCAAATTAGCCGTTTTGGCAGACGATTGGACTCGCTCAGGCTATGAAACATCATAGCGACTTATAGGGAATTGCTAACTCCCATTCTTTTAAAATCCGAAGATCAATCATCATAATTCCCCCACCAGTTTTATCACTCATGTATAGCTTTCTCCTTCTCTCTTCTCTTTTCTAAAAAAATTAGAATTTCGGCAAAGATGCATACTCATTCCTCACCAAAATCTGGTTCCAGAAAGAAAGTCCGATGATTCACCCAAATCACAAAACCTATTAAAGGACCTATCTCTTAAGATCTGTAAGTTCACAGATCCAGAAATCCAAAACCTGAATGCTTTCCTTTAAAAACTGTTTTCCGACCCGTTGATCCATTTGCACGAAGCGATGCCGTCTTGGAAGCATGGATTTATTTCCATGCACTCCCTTTTCTCCTAGGGTTTCATATCCTTTTCCCCCTTTAACCCAGAGCTTCTTCGAATACACTGGCATGAGTTTTAGTCAAGTGATACCGATGCTATGGGGAGCTCTGTTTAACATTGAAGAAGTCATCGGAAAAGAGGGATTGCAGTTCGACGCCCATGAGTTGGCTTATCTGTACACCTTTGTTACCCACGGTTCTAACTGATTTATGTTCAAGTCTAAGCCCCACCAACCAATCCCTGTCTTAAAAACTATGAAAAATGATTCTTCTTGGAAGAATcagtttttctttgttaagagagATTCTTTGCCGGAGGGGGACACTTTGCCTCTTAGGTGGATCTCAAAGGGTAGGAGATGGGATTTTTGTTTATCACCCGTTTACATTCAGACCATCTATTGATTTGCTTTCTTTTTTCAGTGAAAAATTTCGCGAGTCTTGCTGAGCTGCCAGGAACCGCTGAACGAGCCAAAGCTTTTCTGGACCTCGACCCCACCGACAGGACATTCAAAGTTTATagaaatttttatataaaataaacaagaTCTTGAAGTTTAAAAATTTAaacaagattaaaaaaaatacaaaacaccCCCCCCCCTTATGATTCACGGTTTGGGGTGGGTCCCCCTTTTGCCCACTCATCTCTAGTTGTTGTGTTGGAAGCCGAATTTGATGATTAGTGGAAGAACAAGATCAAGCAGAATCCTCTAAACAATCCATCTTCTTCCATTTTCCAACAAACTCGAAAACCTTTTCATCaccttgctctctctctctctctctctctctctctctccaatttTCGGCCAGGACACCGCCACATCCAACTTCACTTTCAAAAATTTACAACACATTATTATCAAGCTAGCTTGGATGATTCAAGACCTTGGTGAAGCTTGAGAATACATTTGAAGCATATTAGCAAGTCTTGGAGTTCTTGGATCATCACCATCTTCATATCTTCATCTTGTTTATATTAGCAAACTTGTAAGAATCATAACTAAATCCTACATTCTCATAACTCTTGATTTTCTTAATAAACAAGTACATCTGGAATCATACATAACAAACCCAATTGAAAAACAATAAGAAAAACTAAAACCATTATTATGATCTTATAATTTCTTAGTGATTTTGGATGAACTTGAAGTAGTTTATCATAGTGATTCTGAATCTTGTATGTTCATGTACAAAAATATGATCTAAACACATGCATGTTTTGTGataaccgtcacttttccgtacattccgtacactaaatgaacagtgatctgtgctTTAATGACTGCGCATGATCTGGTTTACCAGACAAATAAATTTCTGAATTCGATACAAGTAAATTCATACATGATATATGCTACAAGAATTACCTTATGatagcgttgcgtcaaaaatattagtaaactcaccggtaagacaaaTCGTGTCAACAGAACTACAGAAAGcggtcagacattagaattggagcctaggtgtaggtccaacgtcaaGAATGCACTACAACCCAAgaatacatacaagggtttacatatataccatccggaagctaaaatacgcactaaaaagcacccgaaacgcactttaagtgaagaatttatttaaattcagctataatcagcattATGACAAtgaaatattatgcagaaatgatgatttatcatccagaatacttccctaagtgtcgggaattgaaagtgtcacaaaagatacttgaaagacactaaacggtgcaattaagcactttaacgaaccggtatccaaccgaacaaccgattattacccggaacaccaaaatattgctagaagcaatGTTCtcatttttctaagctagttagggtccccaaaCACAATAACACATCCTAAAACATCATGACACATATAACCCTAACTAATTACATAAAACTCTAACTAGATCACTAACTATCTAGTTGAAACGTAACTAGTAATCTTCCCCCCCCCCCGTATTGGACGGTTGGGATGCAAGGGACCCACATGGGATTTTATTGCTATATTTTATAAGATGTGCCATGGAATATTCCAACAACATATGCCATATGCTAGGAGGATTATTATAAAAACCTTAAACTACAACATAACCATCATTCCCCAACAACTCAACACACCTCaaactctctcctctcctccATGGCTACGGCCTCAACACCCCATCACATCACCTCCATTTTCAACCATCCTTCATGCATTCCATGGTGATCTAGAGGTGAAAGGAACTAAGTTAGGAAGATTGGAGCTTTCGAAAGTtgaaggaccgctctcgttttcttttatccaccacttttctacactcgaactcccctagccttgtgctagtggtaagcacttagatccttgtattttacttgttatttaagtggttaatgatgctTAAAGATCAAACACATAAAAACTCTAAAGAAGTTAAGCAAGTCTTGAACATCATCTAACATATGATAAAGTAGTGttaaaaatgatgatgaaatatGCTAATGCATGATAAATCTAACATATATAAGTGATAATCTGCTGTAAGTATCATTAtgatcgctaaacatgttaacggaatcaatcgaacacacttcataatgttaaaagactgaaaacagcttgctgatctgcatttccagccgcctttaactggctgtaaccaCACCGTAACTCAacaaaaaatgtattttctgaagcctatatttatgtattatgaaatacggttctaatggcactggaatcatatttTTTTGACTTTGTTTACTATTTCTCAAGTGTCATTACATAACAGCAGCTAGAGCggcatttttctgctgaaaatataCATTCTGTTTTCTGTCTTAACTTGAGTTCTATGTAGAGTTAGATCATGAAactggtactgtagatggatactgatgtcgtagtaattgtcccactggaatttcgtcaatccgacttacaatgaatttttagtgaattattccgtgggctgcagttagaaaataatgaatctgattgcagtcgggaaaatgattttttataaaatattggcaaTGAACTGGactccgatatttttacacaataaaatttcgATTGTTTGAGATATTGTGTAAAAATTtggaaatttttggaataagttaactattttattaaaatgctcgaaaacagtccagttttggatatttaagttgaaatgacataagttgtaatttgcgtgtctaaatgtcgagtatgttatctgaggaaaagtatatatatttttaattactaAACTTTGTGCTAGACGTATGCGGTATGTATAATACGTGCTAGAatattaggacttgcaaatacacatacaacatattcagacaaaatacataattcgggtgcaaagtgcaaaatacaaaatacttatatttatttttaggaaaaataatataagtaagacacttagttaaaaatataacttgtttttaacacaagaatacgtacacaaaagatagtgacttgtacttgtgcgacacaagtctagtgactaacgttaataaaacacgtttaggtcacgacgctagcaaagcaaatccggtgaagtttacgacgcaaggaacgtaaagttgtgagttcatgctcccccttttctttaactgtttttggttttataactcgggggtgaaatacatgttacaaatattacattttttataagtggtaaaaatacaagaagcactcttggtgagaacgagtacccaGTGCAATACGAattgagaatacaaaaatacgagaagcacacttggtgagaacgaggaccgagtatgatgtgctttgagaaatgcctagaaaatactagatcatgtgagcatagacttaatactaaaaatgccataaagtcttggtgaaaactagtaccaagccattaaaaacattcagtaattagggacgagggttagatctaacgggtacggccgaaccccactcatggtcaaaactagtacctagtagtgcttcggagtcccagtcgagggtaatcgacacagtcgagggtaatcgacacagtcgagggtaatcgacacagtcgagggtaatcgacacagtcaagggaaatcgacagtcgagggtaatcgacacagtaaaggagccaacactaatgctccatatgttctCACATgtcttaaaggagccaacactaatgctccataagtcctcacatgccttaatgtAGCCAACAcaaatgctccatatgtcctcacatgccttaatgtcTTTGtgcaaacattcaattagtacgtggcgtacacaagaaaacttgatttatacaagaatactttatttaaacaagatacataccatgttttcatacatggtatgcaaaacgcatgaactcgttcaactttatgttgatgttttccaaaattacatgtatttcaggtgacaggatggatcttgggcgcaagtgtcgtaactagaagtagtctacaagtttagatgtcatccacttttggtGAATTGAACCcagatgaaggttgtgttttaaaacttaaatatcaagtgtttgtaatactcaaaattttccgaatggatgaacatcgttttaaatcatgtagttgtttattatgattgaatgcaatggtaaCAAGCTAgccacacatcatacgcttccgcaaaagatagggtgtgacagtttggtatcagagcttcgattgtagtgaactaggattcattctcgagtctagactacaatcactagagttctctcacgaaaacgttttacaaaaaggttttcattgcattcacgaaagcgccaagatccatgagtcaaacacttttcaaaaagagacaaggcaaggacattagtgagGAATACCCTTAAAATAAGATGCCAATTAAGGCATAGTCTACACGAGTTAGACTTGCAAAAGACAAAATGACCCCCCTAAaaaaacgagagttatacgtgATATGATACATTAAATTGCTTGATTATGCTATGTAGCATATGTGCTActgatatacatacatacatacaaataagtgtacggaatgattattgacgtgaataagATAATTTCGACTCCGACTTCTATTACTATACGTAACTCACACGATGAAGCTACCGACCTCGCATCCTTTGCAAAGCTCATGGCTGGGAGTGATTACCAGACAAGATTCTGAGCTCGCTTCCGTAGGAAATGGCTGCTCTTCTCCCTCGAACGCGAAGATGCCAGACTACGGTGAtgatgacgaggcagaggcggcaaccttgaacgaactcttaatcaacgggacgagaATCCATGCGGCTTATGTGAAGCAAGATTGATGACATACTTGACCAGAAAAGGgagatgaagtattcatcacgaaggtgcccctccaactactaggaattctctcTATTCCTATTTCATCTAATCATCGTGCCCACACGCGCGTAACGATAACGAATGTTAGCGCATGGACcaccgcaatggtcctttccatgacAAAGGTATAAGGACAGTAGTTTCCCCTCCTAGATCGAATCttcttggacgagagaaaattggggtaactgtgcaagacaatttattatcacgggggcccacgtaataacgacttgtagtgcacagaaatcctggtggactctgcgggtcaagctaatgaaaaccacaccaaattcaatctataggtgtcctcaccttcatctggtagaacaACACATAGATCAGTGCTTTAGCACGTTAGAAAGTAGGAAGCCTGTCTCAGCCTACTTCGTGACTGACACTTCTACCTGCGTACGAGGCGTTTGAGAAAACGATatttaagcaagtgaagatgaGTAACATTCAAAAGATTCAGCGACCTTACACTCTCTATCACTCCTACATTTTAGCAACCCCCTCTAAGGGAAAATATACGCACCAGTAAAGCTAAAGacctaagaaaaccaatgtagcgggAAATAACTAAAACTTGAATGACCAAGGCAATGTAGCCTCAAGTTCATTTTATTACAAACAATAAGCCaagttggcaagcctatgtgaaggctcagcaACTGTTTCCTCGCTCATACATTGATTATATCtacatgtgaaattgggtgatcACATGAAGGCTTATGGTGCTGTGTACCTCATAGACAATCggaatgttgtctaacctacttcataccatgttggcagaagagaatgccgccCAGGCGAGACATAAACACCAGTACGCTACCAAGAAAAGAAGCCGAGATGCAAgaacgcatctcacaggcaattgcacgacatgaagccctccgctctaagcacagcgatggcactactggaaataaccctccaactggctgcacctataaacaatTCCTGGACTGCAGGCCactgaattttgatggcacaggaggtgccgttgcatttgtACATTGGACAGAAAAGactgactccattctaagaatgagtaactgttcaccccaacagagtgttacctatATCGCACGGTTATTTTTAGAtggcgcactctcctggtggaaccttcaggttcagacccttggtgcagatgctgcttatgcactgagctgggacgagctcaaagaaatgatggagaagaaatactgttctagggctgaaatccagaagcttgaggtggagttctggaatttgaaaatggacggaccaaagattcctgaatacgtccatcgatttcacgacttgtctagagtcgtcccctacttagtcaaaccggaattcaaaaggattgaacgattcatttggggacttgcaccccagatcaggggcatggttactacctcaaagtcctcaaccatcgcagaggctatcgatatGAGTGTCACTCTTACTGAAGAGGCTCTACGTGCGGGAAAATTTTCGGAATTTGAGGGTAACAAggaagagactcatgtggagtcatccgGCAACAAGAAGAAGAAGTCGTCAAATCTAAAGATGAGCACCCAAGTCAGCTGTGGAAGCTcgaaagcaaacaaaagaaagaaagtgaaccCACCGCATGACAGGAAAGCTTCTGGAACCACTAATAAAGTTGGTGACAAGATTTACT from Helianthus annuus cultivar XRQ/B chromosome 10, HanXRQr2.0-SUNRISE, whole genome shotgun sequence harbors:
- the LOC118483048 gene encoding TNF receptor-associated factor 6-like isoform X2; protein product: MIYFPLGASSSMPPTFECPICMGPLVEQMATRCGHMFCEGCIRDIQVGKCCKVFNRCITDWKLSNPYYPSHVLLSR
- the LOC118483048 gene encoding uncharacterized protein LOC118483048 isoform X1; this translates as MIYFPLGASSSMPPTFECPICMGPLVEQMATRCGHMFCEGCIRDIQGRWVNAAKFLTDALLIGSLAIRIIPVMCYYRANIFLGTVMCYYRANIRDEWSTKESSLGMSYTL